The following are encoded together in the uncultured Sphaerochaeta sp. genome:
- a CDS encoding nicotinate phosphoribosyltransferase, translating into MQISALTTDFYELTMMQGYFSNRHNPNVVFDMFYRTNPFEGGYVVFAGLHELIDKLESLCFSEEDIAYLENLGKFTPDFLSYLADYRFKGDLYAMEEGTVVFPGEPLLRIHTDLIEAQLIEGLLLNTLNFQSLIATKASRMSLASKQGLLMEFGLRRAQGSDGALSASRAAFIGGCQVTSNTLAGKQYNIPVAGTMAHSWIMSFSSELESFRAYAELYPDNTVLLIDTYDTLGSGIENAIIVGLEQKQKGKKIGVRIDSGDLSYLPRVIRKRLDAAGLEDATIVVSNDLTEAIVQTLVLDGVPIDSWGIGTHLVTGGSQSSLNGVYKLAAKEGDDGVFIPTMKISNSFEKTTNPGIKQVYRFSDDEAGSIADLITLDKEKITLGRKYVFYHPFAEADFFEMQSGKYSHLKQLINKQMENGKRIGEKPSLQEIQRYVQKELGTFHKSYLRQINPHIYKVSLSSKLKKLKMDLLVAQRKRTKEGL; encoded by the coding sequence ATGCAGATCAGCGCACTTACAACCGACTTCTATGAGTTGACCATGATGCAGGGCTACTTCTCGAACAGGCATAACCCGAATGTAGTCTTCGATATGTTCTATCGTACAAACCCGTTTGAAGGAGGATATGTGGTTTTCGCCGGTCTCCATGAATTGATAGACAAGCTTGAATCGCTATGTTTCAGCGAAGAGGATATCGCGTATCTTGAAAACCTGGGGAAGTTCACCCCTGACTTTCTCTCCTATCTGGCAGACTATCGCTTCAAAGGGGATTTGTATGCCATGGAAGAAGGTACAGTGGTTTTTCCTGGGGAGCCGCTGCTCCGCATCCATACCGACCTGATCGAGGCCCAGTTGATCGAGGGGTTGTTGCTCAACACCCTCAATTTCCAAAGCCTTATTGCTACAAAGGCCTCCAGGATGTCTCTTGCAAGCAAACAGGGACTCCTGATGGAGTTCGGTCTGAGAAGAGCACAAGGAAGTGATGGGGCGCTTTCAGCCAGCAGGGCAGCATTCATTGGGGGCTGTCAGGTCACCAGCAATACCCTTGCAGGCAAGCAGTACAACATTCCGGTTGCAGGTACCATGGCCCACTCATGGATCATGAGTTTCTCTAGTGAACTGGAGTCTTTTCGTGCCTATGCAGAGCTCTATCCTGACAACACGGTACTCTTGATCGATACCTATGATACGCTTGGATCCGGTATCGAAAATGCCATCATTGTTGGATTGGAACAGAAGCAAAAAGGAAAGAAGATTGGGGTAAGAATCGATAGTGGGGACCTCTCCTACCTGCCTCGGGTTATCAGAAAACGCCTGGATGCGGCAGGACTAGAAGATGCCACCATCGTAGTCTCAAACGACTTGACTGAGGCTATTGTGCAAACGCTGGTTCTTGATGGGGTTCCCATTGACAGCTGGGGAATTGGGACACATCTGGTCACCGGTGGTTCGCAGTCCTCCTTGAATGGGGTGTATAAACTCGCTGCAAAGGAAGGAGATGATGGAGTTTTCATCCCAACCATGAAGATTTCCAATAGTTTTGAGAAGACCACCAACCCTGGCATCAAACAGGTCTACCGCTTCAGTGATGACGAGGCCGGTTCCATTGCTGACCTGATCACACTGGATAAGGAAAAAATCACCCTAGGAAGGAAATATGTTTTCTACCATCCTTTCGCTGAGGCTGACTTCTTTGAGATGCAGAGTGGTAAATATTCCCATCTGAAACAGCTAATCAATAAACAGATGGAAAATGGCAAGAGAATTGGGGAGAAACCAAGCCTCCAGGAGATCCAGAGGTATGTGCAGAAGGAACTGGGAACGTTCCATAAGAGCTACTTGCGACAGATCAACCCACATATCTACAAAGTCAGTCTCTCTTCCAAGCTGAAGAAACTGAAGATGGATCTTTTGGTTGCCCAAAGAAAGAGAACCAAGGAAGGGTTATAA
- the serS gene encoding serine--tRNA ligase produces MIDLKELKIRRDEIANNIAVRNMQVDIDAIIELQEKRSALLQQVEELRSKRNENAKKMKGKLDADTRSNLIAEGKSLKEAIAEIEGNLTHVEEEFQKLARTIPNYAHPAAPVGKEDKDNTAIKFVGTPPQFSFKPLDHVQLAERLDLIDFDTATRVSGPKFYYLKREAVILQMALERYAMDVLIKKGFTPFITPDIAKEEILQGIGFNPRGEESNIYTIENTDTCLVGTAEITLGGYYANQILSKEQLPIKMAGLSHCFRREAGGAGQYSKGLYRVHQFSKLEMFIYCTSEESEAFHDELLAIEEEIFNGLGVAYRVVDTCTGDLGAPAYRKFDIEAWMPGRGEEGEYGEVTSTSNCTDYQARSLAIRYKDEEGKTQFPHMLNGTAIALSRAMVAVLENFQNEDGSITIPPILVPYTGFTKIEAR; encoded by the coding sequence ATGATAGATTTAAAAGAACTAAAAATCAGACGGGACGAAATTGCAAACAACATTGCTGTAAGAAACATGCAGGTGGATATTGATGCCATCATTGAATTACAGGAAAAACGTTCTGCACTGCTGCAGCAGGTTGAGGAACTCCGGTCCAAGAGAAACGAGAATGCCAAGAAAATGAAAGGCAAGCTGGATGCTGATACCCGTAGCAACCTGATTGCAGAAGGTAAGTCGCTGAAAGAAGCAATTGCCGAGATTGAGGGCAACCTTACCCACGTTGAGGAAGAGTTCCAGAAACTTGCAAGGACTATTCCCAACTATGCCCACCCCGCCGCCCCGGTGGGAAAGGAAGACAAGGACAATACAGCAATCAAGTTTGTCGGTACCCCTCCCCAGTTCTCCTTCAAGCCACTGGACCATGTCCAACTTGCGGAACGGCTCGATTTGATCGATTTCGACACAGCAACAAGAGTAAGTGGCCCTAAGTTCTACTATCTGAAGAGGGAAGCAGTCATTCTACAGATGGCCTTGGAGCGGTATGCAATGGACGTTCTAATTAAGAAGGGATTCACTCCCTTCATTACCCCCGATATTGCCAAGGAAGAGATTCTCCAGGGCATTGGGTTCAATCCCAGAGGGGAAGAGAGCAACATCTATACCATTGAAAATACTGATACATGCTTGGTAGGAACTGCCGAGATTACCCTTGGCGGCTACTACGCAAACCAAATCCTTTCCAAGGAACAATTGCCAATCAAGATGGCAGGCCTCTCCCATTGCTTCCGTAGGGAAGCTGGAGGTGCTGGACAGTATTCCAAGGGACTCTACCGGGTTCACCAGTTTTCAAAGCTTGAGATGTTCATTTACTGTACAAGTGAAGAGTCTGAGGCATTCCATGATGAACTGCTCGCAATCGAGGAAGAGATTTTCAATGGACTTGGCGTAGCCTACCGTGTAGTTGATACTTGTACTGGTGATCTTGGTGCCCCAGCCTATCGGAAGTTTGATATTGAAGCATGGATGCCAGGCCGAGGAGAGGAAGGCGAATATGGTGAGGTTACATCCACCAGCAACTGTACCGATTACCAGGCACGTTCATTGGCAATTCGCTACAAGGACGAGGAGGGAAAAACACAGTTCCCTCATATGCTCAACGGAACAGCCATAGCACTAAGCAGGGCAATGGTTGCCGTCTTGGAAAATTTCCAGAATGAAGATGGATCTATCACGATTCCACCCATCTTGGTCCCCTATACGGGTTTCACCAAGATAGAGGCACGCTAA
- the proC gene encoding pyrroline-5-carboxylate reductase, which produces MDSIGIIGCGNMGGAIAGSLQMEVLVYDNDEQKAKQLAASTKTLSVAESLEALMGECRTILIAVKPQILSTLYPELRALGSDKKRWISIAAGIPLSVLAEQLATDEIVRFMPNIAAQYKSAVTAVAPAEGCSSSLREDSLHVASSFGSAFLLPESQFSAFIGISGSAIAYVFSFLHGLAMGGVAQGIAYPEALKIASDTMKSATSLIDATKANPVDLASRVCSAGGTTIEGMKALAQGGFEGLVMRAVEASSEKSKVLEAKAANQGK; this is translated from the coding sequence ATGGATAGTATCGGCATCATTGGATGTGGAAACATGGGTGGAGCAATCGCAGGAAGCCTGCAAATGGAAGTCTTGGTATATGACAATGATGAGCAGAAAGCCAAGCAGCTCGCGGCAAGCACGAAAACCCTTTCAGTGGCAGAATCTCTCGAAGCCCTGATGGGTGAATGCAGAACCATACTCATTGCAGTAAAACCCCAGATTCTCTCTACACTTTATCCTGAGCTGAGAGCATTGGGTAGTGACAAGAAGCGATGGATTTCCATTGCGGCAGGCATTCCTCTCTCGGTACTAGCCGAGCAACTCGCCACTGATGAGATAGTACGGTTCATGCCAAACATTGCAGCACAATACAAATCAGCTGTTACTGCTGTAGCTCCAGCTGAGGGTTGTTCCTCTTCCCTACGTGAAGACTCCCTCCATGTTGCATCCTCCTTTGGCTCTGCCTTCCTTCTACCAGAGTCCCAGTTCTCTGCCTTTATTGGGATCAGCGGCTCAGCCATCGCCTATGTATTCTCGTTCCTGCATGGACTTGCAATGGGGGGAGTAGCGCAAGGGATCGCCTATCCAGAAGCATTGAAGATAGCAAGTGACACCATGAAGAGTGCCACCTCCTTGATCGACGCTACGAAGGCAAATCCAGTGGACCTTGCCTCACGGGTCTGCTCTGCTGGGGGAACCACCATTGAGGGTATGAAAGCACTCGCCCAGGGAGGATTTGAGGGCTTGGTCATGCGTGCTGTCGAGGCATCGAGTGAGAAGTCAAAAGTGCTTGAGGCAAAAGCGGCCAATCAGGGGAAATAA
- the trmL gene encoding tRNA (uridine(34)/cytosine(34)/5-carboxymethylaminomethyluridine(34)-2'-O)-methyltransferase TrmL, which translates to MALHIVLFEPEIPQNTGNIARTCAAVGATLHLVHPLGFSLEEKYLKRAGLDYWPLLTMVEHPSIEVFLTTHQEKPLYYFTTKAPRTYCEVTYPEETYLVFGKESAGISESLLVKNKQRCVRIPMREEARSLNLSNSVAIAAYEYLRQQSFPFLQGTGMLHRLTWEA; encoded by the coding sequence ATGGCACTGCATATTGTCCTGTTTGAGCCAGAGATACCACAAAATACCGGAAATATTGCACGGACATGTGCAGCAGTTGGTGCAACCTTGCACTTGGTACATCCTCTTGGATTCAGCCTGGAGGAGAAATATCTCAAACGTGCCGGGTTGGATTATTGGCCGTTGCTTACGATGGTTGAACACCCTAGCATTGAAGTTTTCTTGACAACACACCAAGAAAAACCGTTGTACTACTTCACCACAAAAGCTCCTCGAACCTATTGTGAGGTCACCTACCCTGAAGAGACCTATCTTGTCTTCGGCAAGGAGAGTGCGGGTATCAGCGAATCGCTTCTTGTCAAAAACAAACAACGTTGTGTGAGAATCCCTATGAGGGAAGAAGCACGAAGCCTGAATCTCTCTAACAGCGTAGCAATTGCAGCATATGAATACCTACGACAGCAATCCTTTCCCTTCCTACAAGGGACAGGAATGTTACATAGACTTACATGGGAGGCCTGA
- a CDS encoding undecaprenyl-diphosphate phosphatase: MFQEGLKSLLLGIVQGITEWLPISSTGHLLLLDEVIHLSLGEEARELFFVIIQLASILAVIILYFSTLNPFTKIKDTKQKTATYILWLKVIIATIPAGVIGILIDDLMDTYLYRWEVVAFTLLAYGLLYIVLEKGKWGKRDHRVKELSEITYRDALSLGLFQMLALIPGTSRSGSTILGGIIIGLERSVAAKFSFFMAIPVMAGASLLKLIKLGFSYSTEEYFLIGIAFIASFLVSLLCIKALVAYVRRHDFSAFGYYRVVLAVLVTVYFLTWGAA; this comes from the coding sequence ATGTTTCAGGAAGGTTTGAAGTCATTGCTATTGGGGATTGTGCAGGGGATTACCGAATGGCTTCCTATCAGTTCAACAGGACATTTATTACTGTTGGATGAAGTGATCCATCTCAGTTTGGGCGAGGAAGCAAGAGAACTCTTCTTTGTCATCATTCAACTTGCATCGATACTTGCCGTGATTATCTTGTACTTCTCTACGTTGAACCCCTTCACCAAGATTAAGGATACCAAGCAGAAGACTGCGACATATATTCTCTGGTTGAAAGTGATCATTGCAACAATTCCAGCTGGAGTGATAGGGATTTTGATTGATGATCTGATGGACACCTACCTTTATCGGTGGGAAGTGGTTGCCTTTACACTCCTTGCCTACGGCTTGCTTTATATTGTACTGGAGAAGGGGAAGTGGGGCAAAAGGGATCACCGTGTAAAGGAGCTTTCCGAAATTACCTACCGTGATGCCTTATCCCTTGGGCTCTTCCAGATGCTTGCCCTGATTCCAGGAACCAGCAGAAGTGGTTCCACCATACTTGGTGGGATCATCATTGGATTGGAACGGTCGGTGGCAGCAAAATTCTCTTTTTTTATGGCAATACCGGTCATGGCAGGAGCTTCTCTCTTGAAATTGATCAAACTGGGATTCAGCTACAGCACAGAGGAATATTTCTTGATAGGCATCGCTTTTATTGCCTCCTTCTTGGTTTCCCTGCTTTGTATCAAGGCATTGGTTGCTTATGTCCGTCGTCATGACTTCTCTGCTTTTGGCTATTACCGTGTTGTTCTTGCTGTGCTGGTAACAGTCTATTTCCTTACTTGGGGGGCTGCTTGA
- a CDS encoding MFS transporter — protein sequence MALLVVIYLAFISLGLPDGVLGSIWPVMQQSLELPFWSAGLIGATSSIGTVVSALLSYRMTSRFGTGKVTLVSVTMTAVALLGFSFASSLPMLMLWAVPLGLGAGSVDSALNNYVALHYEARHMNWLHSFWGLGASAGPAVMGLALSLQLGYRSGYRILTLMQTILVFALIASLSLWVDPKGKKEGEHHTVHQKGSLRHKALPFALLSFFFYCALEISTGLWAVSYLVQVKQLLPSDAAFYGSLFFLGITVGRMASGFISYRLSNIQMIFLGLFLCLISIIALFFSSLIYAGLSLLLLGLGCAPIFPSLIHQTPRSFGPDLSQRIIGLQMASAYIGSTVTPPLFGLVGSFVGLHWMPLLQGAILVLLVSSITILVLLTKNKEYPL from the coding sequence ATGGCTCTTTTAGTGGTCATCTATCTTGCCTTCATCAGCCTCGGTCTGCCTGATGGCGTATTGGGCAGTATCTGGCCGGTCATGCAACAATCACTCGAACTTCCGTTTTGGAGTGCTGGACTTATTGGGGCAACATCCTCCATCGGCACGGTTGTCTCAGCTCTTCTAAGTTATAGGATGACCAGTCGATTTGGGACGGGAAAAGTGACCCTTGTCAGTGTAACGATGACAGCAGTTGCTCTCTTGGGATTCTCCTTTGCCTCATCGCTTCCTATGCTCATGCTGTGGGCAGTTCCCCTTGGCTTGGGTGCTGGTTCAGTTGACTCAGCTCTCAACAACTATGTTGCACTGCACTACGAGGCGCGACATATGAACTGGTTGCACTCATTTTGGGGCTTGGGAGCAAGTGCAGGCCCTGCAGTCATGGGTCTTGCCCTCTCCTTGCAGCTAGGATATCGCAGCGGGTATCGGATACTCACCCTGATGCAAACCATTCTGGTCTTTGCCTTGATAGCTTCTCTATCCCTCTGGGTAGATCCCAAGGGGAAAAAGGAAGGGGAACACCACACAGTTCATCAGAAGGGATCTCTTCGTCATAAGGCGCTTCCCTTTGCCTTGCTCTCTTTCTTCTTCTACTGTGCACTGGAAATTTCCACAGGACTTTGGGCGGTTAGTTATCTGGTTCAGGTGAAGCAGTTGCTTCCCTCCGATGCTGCCTTCTATGGGTCTCTGTTCTTCCTTGGAATTACTGTGGGAAGAATGGCTAGCGGTTTTATCAGTTACCGTTTGAGTAATATCCAGATGATCTTCCTGGGATTGTTCCTCTGCCTTATCAGCATTATAGCCTTATTCTTTTCTTCCCTGATCTATGCAGGACTTTCCCTCTTGTTGCTTGGTTTGGGATGTGCTCCCATATTTCCGAGCTTGATTCACCAAACCCCACGAAGTTTTGGACCTGACTTGAGCCAAAGGATTATTGGTCTACAGATGGCCAGTGCGTATATTGGAAGCACAGTCACTCCTCCACTGTTTGGGCTGGTTGGGTCTTTTGTAGGATTGCATTGGATGCCTCTCCTGCAAGGAGCCATTCTGGTATTGCTTGTCTCAAGCATCACCATTCTGGTGTTGCTTACCAAAAATAAGGAATACCCACTCTAG
- a CDS encoding YbaN family protein: protein MVRNKVLRILLAFLGIISAILGGIGVFLPVLPTTPFVLLAGLLFSFSSERLGNWLEQNRILGPYLKHYRKGTGIPKRAKVKALITLWIGMGITFFIVGKLPLIIMLAIIAIIVSIHIISIKPKHAVTDH from the coding sequence TTGGTTAGAAATAAGGTACTACGTATCCTGCTTGCCTTCTTAGGCATCATCTCAGCAATCCTGGGAGGGATTGGTGTTTTTCTACCTGTCCTTCCTACCACCCCTTTCGTACTGCTAGCAGGCCTTCTTTTCTCTTTTTCCAGTGAACGTCTCGGCAATTGGTTGGAACAGAACCGGATTTTAGGCCCCTACCTCAAACATTACAGAAAAGGGACAGGAATCCCAAAGAGAGCAAAAGTAAAGGCTCTTATTACACTCTGGATAGGTATGGGAATCACCTTTTTCATTGTAGGAAAGCTTCCCTTGATCATCATGCTCGCCATCATCGCCATCATCGTCAGCATCCACATCATAAGCATCAAACCGAAACATGCTGTTACAGATCACTAG
- the dinB gene encoding DNA polymerase IV, with protein sequence MSDLEPVIFHVDMDAFYAAIEILDNPAYAGTCLLIGGNSSRGVVATASYEARKYGIHSAMPMAQARRLCPHAIVVKPRMERYSQVSLQVMDILKEFSSDLQQISIDEAFLNMTGTRRLFGIPRQAGKLLKERVKNETGLTISVGIGPSRFIAKMASDYDKPDGLCRVSKGKEIAFIDAVGLQKLWGVGKVTQALLAKHHIRTTEELRSFTMDSLQSLFGKSMGHFLYLACRGIDPGIFSGETKSHSISTETTFESDVSSLSILEQTLLSMSHEVMFRALEEKKIGRTVGIKVRLPDFTTYTLQITPQGTIYSAEQIYHLAKQLLLQKWHDGTPIRLIGVGLYQLYEGSRPLQEELFEDPYQKKRKIEQVVLALQKQGKQVFKAKNLETTTSSE encoded by the coding sequence ATGAGTGACTTGGAACCTGTCATATTTCATGTAGATATGGATGCCTTCTATGCAGCGATTGAAATTCTCGACAACCCTGCTTACGCTGGCACTTGCCTGCTCATCGGAGGCAACAGTTCCAGAGGGGTGGTTGCCACTGCAAGCTATGAAGCAAGAAAGTATGGTATCCACTCAGCTATGCCAATGGCACAGGCACGCCGTCTTTGTCCCCATGCGATAGTGGTAAAACCCCGGATGGAGCGATATAGCCAGGTTAGTTTGCAAGTCATGGATATCCTAAAGGAGTTTTCCTCTGATCTACAACAGATATCGATTGATGAAGCCTTCCTCAATATGACTGGAACAAGAAGATTGTTCGGCATTCCCCGTCAGGCAGGAAAATTGCTGAAAGAACGAGTAAAGAATGAGACAGGGTTGACTATTTCAGTGGGGATTGGCCCCAGCCGCTTTATCGCGAAAATGGCAAGTGACTATGATAAGCCAGATGGGCTATGCAGGGTATCCAAAGGCAAGGAGATTGCCTTTATCGATGCAGTGGGTTTACAAAAACTCTGGGGTGTGGGAAAGGTCACCCAAGCACTGCTTGCAAAGCATCACATCAGAACAACCGAAGAACTACGATCCTTTACCATGGACTCCCTACAATCACTTTTCGGAAAAAGTATGGGGCACTTCCTCTATCTTGCATGCAGAGGGATTGATCCTGGAATCTTCTCTGGTGAAACGAAAAGTCATTCCATTTCTACTGAGACAACCTTTGAGAGTGATGTCTCCTCCCTCTCAATCCTTGAACAGACCTTGCTATCCATGAGTCATGAGGTGATGTTCCGGGCATTGGAAGAAAAGAAAATCGGCCGTACCGTAGGAATCAAGGTAAGACTACCTGATTTTACTACCTACACCCTTCAGATCACCCCACAGGGCACTATCTACAGCGCTGAACAAATATATCATCTGGCAAAACAGCTCCTGCTGCAAAAATGGCATGACGGCACTCCTATCAGATTGATTGGTGTTGGGTTATATCAACTCTATGAAGGGAGTCGGCCTCTGCAGGAAGAACTTTTCGAGGATCCATATCAAAAGAAACGAAAGATTGAGCAGGTTGTACTTGCACTGCAGAAACAGGGCAAGCAGGTATTCAAAGCCAAGAATCTCGAAACGACTACTTCATCAGAGTAA
- a CDS encoding D-alanine--D-alanine ligase, with translation MQVALLYGGRSAEHEVSINSAFTIHQALLQAGYSVHLIAITIKGRWFLQQTLNREFDTTQPLNLRPGLGIYNREEKLQVKAAFATTHGYQGEDGNLQGACLLCNIPLCGCDTLSSAIGMHKAIASTLFSAHGIPTVPSTTIDCYQMTSLNHDLFRTICATHGQDLFIKPENAGSSVGVKALINATYHDFLEAVEDAGRYSERVLVQQYMNSIVEVECAILRTEDGTLHVAGPGRVIDPAREQEGYLSYAHKYGQIDTAHIRIPSGLPSAMENRIREYASTAFLAMKADGYARVDFFVQGNEIFLNEINTSPGMTAMSHYPVLMASIGFDLPSVVTSLINHAIQRNKEERGRCFTPPKQ, from the coding sequence ATGCAAGTAGCATTACTCTATGGGGGGCGATCAGCAGAGCATGAGGTCTCCATCAACAGTGCATTCACGATTCATCAAGCACTCCTCCAAGCTGGCTATTCAGTCCATTTGATTGCCATTACCATCAAGGGGAGATGGTTCCTGCAACAGACATTGAATCGCGAATTTGACACAACCCAACCACTGAATCTCAGGCCGGGTTTGGGTATTTACAACAGAGAAGAAAAACTCCAGGTCAAAGCAGCTTTTGCAACCACCCATGGCTACCAGGGAGAGGATGGAAACCTACAGGGGGCCTGCCTGCTCTGCAATATACCTCTTTGTGGGTGCGATACACTCAGCAGTGCAATCGGTATGCATAAGGCCATTGCCTCCACCCTTTTTTCTGCTCATGGTATCCCGACAGTTCCCTCAACCACGATTGATTGCTACCAGATGACATCACTCAACCACGATCTATTCAGAACCATCTGTGCTACCCACGGTCAGGACCTATTTATCAAACCAGAGAATGCAGGATCGTCGGTGGGTGTGAAAGCGCTGATCAATGCGACATATCACGATTTTCTGGAAGCTGTTGAGGATGCAGGAAGATACAGCGAGCGGGTACTGGTACAGCAATACATGAATTCCATTGTAGAGGTAGAGTGTGCCATACTGAGAACTGAGGACGGTACCCTGCATGTAGCAGGACCGGGAAGGGTCATAGACCCGGCAAGAGAGCAAGAAGGGTACTTGAGCTATGCCCATAAGTATGGACAGATTGATACAGCGCATATTCGTATTCCTTCTGGATTGCCATCTGCCATGGAGAACCGAATCAGGGAGTATGCCAGCACTGCGTTCCTGGCAATGAAGGCGGACGGGTATGCGAGGGTGGATTTTTTTGTCCAAGGAAATGAGATTTTTCTCAATGAAATCAACACTAGTCCAGGGATGACAGCAATGAGTCACTACCCTGTCTTGATGGCTTCGATCGGATTTGATCTACCTAGCGTGGTCACCAGCCTGATTAACCACGCGATACAACGAAACAAAGAGGAGCGAGGGCGTTGCTTCACACCGCCAAAACAATGA
- a CDS encoding UDP-N-acetylmuramoyl-L-alanyl-D-glutamate--2,6-diaminopimelate ligase: MKTLRTLLNAIGINDSSVPDTQTIDQICQHSGMCQPHSIFFAFRGLRTDGGHYINDAIDNGAVCIIAEETNLRPRLPSSVRYYTVKRPHTAFALMCSAFYDYPQKQLSIIGVSGTDGKSTTSDYLYQILQRQGIKTGLLTTVNMDDGSGKQDSPFRQSTPEADQLQEFLYRCTHSGVTHVVLECTSHALSKTFDRLGGIEFSAAIITKVTSEHLEFHHSLEEYTNAKVNLVRALKENGVLVSSTDNARISAFTEALSPTQHAIILGKDVPMRIEFMGYQGVVVEILGTRIHTPLLLPSLATNSLLAVFCAAHLVGKPAEDLLPLIELIEPVKGRMQLIENTLGVRAIIDFAHTEDAYEGIFFFAKRTSEGGDLIAVFGSAGERDTTKRSPMGKIANKYCSTIILTEEDPRYEGNQAIFSDLRFLMHNSSCTVLEIEHRREAIRKAVSLAQTGDTLLFLGKGHEKTIERDSGKIPWDEIIEVKNALRAEEQRRQCK, from the coding sequence ATGAAAACGTTACGGACACTTTTAAACGCCATCGGCATCAACGATTCGAGCGTTCCCGATACACAGACCATCGATCAGATTTGCCAGCACTCAGGGATGTGCCAACCCCATTCAATATTCTTTGCCTTTCGCGGCCTCAGGACTGACGGAGGGCACTATATTAACGACGCCATAGACAATGGTGCTGTATGTATCATTGCAGAGGAAACAAACCTACGCCCAAGGCTCCCTTCCTCTGTTCGCTACTATACAGTTAAACGCCCGCATACGGCATTTGCCTTGATGTGTTCTGCCTTCTATGATTACCCACAAAAACAGTTGAGCATCATTGGTGTCAGTGGCACTGATGGGAAAAGCACCACCAGCGACTACCTCTACCAGATACTTCAGAGGCAAGGAATAAAGACAGGGTTATTGACCACTGTCAATATGGATGATGGCTCAGGAAAGCAAGACTCCCCCTTCCGCCAAAGCACACCGGAGGCAGACCAACTACAGGAGTTCCTGTATCGATGTACTCACAGTGGAGTAACCCACGTGGTCTTGGAGTGCACCAGCCATGCTCTGAGCAAAACCTTTGACCGGCTTGGTGGTATTGAATTCAGCGCCGCAATCATCACCAAGGTAACGAGTGAGCATCTTGAATTCCACCACAGTCTGGAGGAGTACACGAATGCAAAGGTCAATCTGGTTCGTGCACTCAAAGAGAACGGAGTATTGGTGAGCAGTACTGACAATGCAAGGATTAGCGCATTCACAGAAGCCCTCTCCCCTACCCAACATGCAATTATTCTTGGCAAGGATGTGCCAATGCGTATAGAATTCATGGGATACCAGGGAGTGGTCGTGGAAATCTTGGGAACAAGAATTCACACACCATTGCTGCTTCCCAGCCTGGCAACCAACTCGCTACTTGCAGTGTTCTGTGCTGCCCATCTTGTAGGAAAGCCAGCAGAGGACCTGCTTCCTCTCATCGAACTCATTGAACCGGTCAAGGGAAGGATGCAACTAATCGAGAACACGCTTGGGGTACGTGCAATCATTGATTTTGCCCACACTGAAGATGCATATGAAGGCATCTTCTTCTTTGCAAAACGAACCAGTGAAGGAGGAGACCTTATTGCTGTCTTTGGTTCAGCAGGGGAACGCGATACTACTAAACGCTCCCCTATGGGAAAGATTGCAAACAAGTATTGCTCGACCATTATCCTTACCGAGGAGGACCCAAGATATGAAGGGAACCAAGCTATTTTCAGCGATCTTCGTTTCCTGATGCATAATTCCTCCTGTACCGTTTTAGAAATTGAGCATCGGAGGGAGGCAATCCGAAAAGCAGTCTCCCTTGCTCAAACGGGAGATACCCTACTCTTCTTGGGAAAAGGACATGAGAAGACCATCGAGAGAGATTCGGGAAAAATTCCCTGGGATGAAATTATTGAAGTAAAGAATGCACTGAGAGCCGAGGAGCAAAGAAGACAATGCAAGTAG